From Ostreibacterium oceani, one genomic window encodes:
- the aat gene encoding leucyl/phenylalanyl-tRNA--protein transferase has translation MHEPIWLAPYDVLAFPDARQAMREPDGLLAAGANLSVITLKSAYEQGIFPWFEGNQPILWWSPSVRALLPTKAVHVSKTMQKLIQQERFTVTVDQAFAAVVAACAKSTDTRTSTWITEDMRVAYCRLHAHGMAHSVEVWDGKGQLCGGLYGVFVKNLFCGESMFSQVANASKLALIWLGRFLAKHGCCYIDCQLPTAHLTRMGAKNVPRETLLSILATMQPNTRLINAAWAT, from the coding sequence ATGCATGAACCCATTTGGTTGGCGCCATATGATGTGTTGGCATTTCCTGATGCTAGGCAGGCAATGCGTGAACCCGACGGGTTGCTTGCTGCTGGCGCAAACTTATCGGTGATTACCCTAAAATCGGCTTATGAACAGGGTATTTTTCCTTGGTTTGAGGGTAATCAGCCTATCTTATGGTGGTCGCCTTCGGTGCGCGCCCTATTGCCAACAAAAGCGGTGCATGTGAGCAAAACGATGCAAAAACTGATCCAGCAAGAACGCTTTACAGTAACCGTAGATCAGGCGTTTGCAGCCGTTGTTGCCGCCTGTGCCAAGTCAACTGACACCCGCACATCAACGTGGATTACCGAGGATATGCGTGTCGCTTATTGCAGGTTGCACGCGCATGGTATGGCGCATAGTGTTGAAGTTTGGGACGGCAAAGGTCAGCTGTGTGGCGGGCTTTACGGTGTATTTGTGAAAAATTTGTTTTGTGGCGAATCGATGTTTAGCCAAGTTGCTAATGCCTCTAAGCTGGCACTAATTTGGCTAGGTCGGTTTCTAGCAAAGCACGGGTGTTGCTATATTGATTGTCAGCTGCCGACGGCCCATTTGACGCGTATGGGTGCAAAAAATGTGCCAAGAGAAACCTTGCTATCAATTTTGGCGACAATGCAACCGAATACTAGATTAATTAATGCGGCATGGGCAACATAA
- a CDS encoding GNAT family N-acetyltransferase: MDSRETTVVPSRLARCVILHEATEAGCPLEQLQAYLKKQDKRLNIAETTVIDLISDGNQTRWLGQELGDTVVIFNYNLNLNNWLCILNCIRGGHTVYLVYVHHTLTKAQNCLTVQTTLPRLADVQLADVQQVVNPFVHQVLLPQLRQIALVPKVIAKITPKTALKANEIIPKASNNNGLRDEQAEILQFFCSHRNLDGYEMCQIIGKRGTGKSTLLGQLAELYCRNGQQVVIVAPSRGSAKNLLSQLANVSRETWQFLVPDKITTLTKSKIRFDVLIIDEAATLPKAFMDYAIAACKNNAGQLIAATTTDGYETTGQSYREHYLETPSKAVRIFQLQQIQRFACDDPLFLLTQQFIPTESVSAVALPDGVHMMDTQSVIDAGIMQGCHALLQKAHYKSTPNDAMALYNRPAWFAIAVKNNWICAVAYVLIESLPAEVQLDELIAGRRRVKSAFTQQSVLAAYGHIGAQMDTVVRYPIARIVRIVTAHEQRRCGYATMLVNEIEKHLLEKSITMMSASFSARESSLRFWCSVGFTPVKLSLSLNKWDNLPAILMLRAVDQHACYPAVTKTQSIHKQVAHKQAIHAQTVHTQTIHTQEIKQLYNFFQHHVACYQAFYQTSQAAQRTLQTLMDLDVAIKANMETSIAANIAADMVANRRSTMTANRQASQQKIAETSLDEMDLLNEINKLEKSHRPASYFLPVLINSPCWKRWQQLQQQPLGEIQHRILTYLPFEAIKKSNQPIIKQLLTQLAATIKANRNA, from the coding sequence ATGGATTCACGTGAAACAACAGTGGTGCCTTCGCGACTTGCTCGGTGTGTTATCTTACATGAAGCGACTGAGGCAGGCTGCCCACTAGAACAGTTGCAAGCATACCTGAAAAAACAGGATAAAAGGCTCAATATAGCAGAAACCACAGTCATCGACTTAATATCGGATGGTAATCAAACACGGTGGCTAGGCCAAGAACTAGGCGACACGGTGGTTATTTTTAACTATAATTTGAACCTGAATAACTGGCTGTGCATACTAAACTGTATTCGTGGCGGACATACGGTATACCTTGTTTATGTGCATCATACGCTAACGAAGGCGCAAAATTGCTTGACGGTGCAAACTACGCTTCCACGATTAGCCGATGTACAGCTAGCCGATGTACAGCAGGTGGTCAATCCATTTGTCCATCAGGTATTGCTACCCCAGTTGCGGCAAATAGCATTGGTACCCAAAGTAATAGCAAAGATAACACCAAAGACAGCGCTAAAAGCAAACGAAATAATACCAAAAGCATCAAATAACAATGGCTTGCGCGATGAGCAAGCCGAAATATTACAGTTTTTTTGCAGTCACCGTAACCTTGATGGCTATGAAATGTGCCAAATCATCGGCAAGCGCGGGACAGGCAAATCAACACTGCTGGGTCAGTTGGCCGAGTTATATTGCCGCAACGGACAACAGGTGGTAATTGTCGCACCGAGTCGAGGTTCGGCAAAAAATTTACTGAGTCAGCTAGCAAATGTTTCACGTGAAACATGGCAATTTCTCGTGCCTGATAAAATAACAACACTCACGAAAAGCAAAATACGCTTTGATGTGCTAATAATAGACGAAGCAGCTACACTGCCTAAGGCGTTTATGGATTACGCTATAGCAGCGTGTAAAAATAACGCAGGCCAGTTGATTGCCGCAACCACAACCGATGGTTACGAAACAACGGGGCAAAGTTATCGAGAGCATTATCTTGAAACCCCATCAAAAGCAGTCAGGATTTTTCAACTACAGCAAATACAGCGTTTTGCGTGTGACGACCCCTTATTTTTGCTAACGCAGCAATTTATCCCCACAGAGTCGGTCTCTGCTGTTGCGTTACCAGACGGTGTGCACATGATGGATACCCAATCGGTTATTGATGCAGGTATCATGCAAGGTTGCCATGCATTATTGCAAAAAGCGCATTACAAAAGCACACCAAATGATGCAATGGCGCTTTATAATCGCCCTGCATGGTTTGCAATTGCTGTTAAAAATAATTGGATTTGTGCGGTTGCTTATGTATTGATAGAATCCTTACCAGCGGAGGTTCAGCTTGACGAGTTGATAGCAGGTCGGCGACGTGTGAAATCCGCGTTTACGCAACAGTCGGTATTGGCTGCTTATGGTCATATTGGCGCCCAAATGGATACTGTCGTACGATATCCCATCGCAAGAATTGTTAGAATCGTTACTGCACATGAGCAACGTCGTTGTGGGTATGCAACAATGCTCGTCAATGAAATTGAAAAGCACTTGCTGGAAAAGTCAATTACGATGATGAGCGCATCATTCAGTGCGCGTGAATCGAGTTTGCGTTTTTGGTGTTCGGTCGGGTTTACGCCCGTTAAGTTATCCTTATCATTGAATAAATGGGACAATTTACCTGCGATATTGATGTTACGCGCGGTAGATCAACATGCGTGCTATCCAGCGGTAACTAAAACACAGTCAATTCACAAACAGGTAGCCCATAAACAGGCAATCCACGCACAGACAGTCCATACACAGACAATTCATACACAAGAAATCAAGCAATTGTATAATTTTTTCCAGCACCATGTCGCTTGTTATCAAGCCTTTTATCAGACCAGTCAGGCGGCGCAGCGGACACTACAGACATTAATGGATTTAGACGTCGCCATTAAAGCTAATATGGAAACGAGTATTGCAGCCAATATTGCAGCCGATATGGTAGCTAACAGGCGCAGTACGATGACTGCCAATAGACAGGCATCACAACAAAAAATAGCAGAAACATCATTGGATGAAATGGATTTATTAAATGAAATTAATAAATTAGAAAAAAGTCATCGGCCAGCGTCGTATTTTTTACCCGTATTGATTAACAGTCCGTGTTGGAAGCGATGGCAGCAGCTGCAGCAACAACCGTTAGGTGAAATCCAGCATCGTATCCTGACCTATTTGCCATTTGAGGCGATAAAAAAGTCAAACCAACCAATAATTAAGCAGCTGTTGACGCAGTTAGCGGCAACAATCAAAGCGAATCGCAACGCTTAA
- the ruvX gene encoding Holliday junction resolvase RuvX, with protein MTTILAIDYGQKKIGLAVGQMITQTAQPLDVIFIKGDFWLKINKIFKEWQPAAVVIGEPKLADDTPHPLEKLIESFIFELKKRYNVKIYRENEAFTSFEASQYHTGANYNKPVDAHAAAIILESWMRANHA; from the coding sequence ATGACCACAATTTTAGCGATTGATTATGGGCAAAAAAAAATTGGATTGGCTGTGGGGCAAATGATTACCCAGACCGCACAGCCACTAGATGTTATTTTTATAAAGGGAGATTTTTGGTTAAAAATTAACAAGATATTCAAAGAGTGGCAGCCAGCTGCAGTCGTTATTGGCGAGCCTAAGTTAGCCGATGATACCCCTCACCCGCTAGAAAAATTGATAGAAAGCTTTATCTTTGAGTTAAAAAAAAGGTATAATGTTAAGATATATCGAGAAAATGAGGCATTTACATCGTTTGAAGCCAGCCAATATCACACGGGAGCTAATTACAATAAGCCCGTTGATGCACACGCCGCAGCCATTATTTTGGAAAGTTGGATGCGCGCCAACCATGCTTAA
- a CDS encoding methyl-accepting chemotaxis protein → MKSKNKVNKSNQGNNNKQGGSIRTLVFLLAVISLLASISLGWFYKKSLDTVEEAKQAVDEQISLSSGFSLGYLQAVKGNANQADQINRNSQKFGGILQRLQADELGLGIDAAQQSILTQVDKDWYTMRNYLDNVVNAKSAISVVHEVTPELSTLASEINLSATKIRNSLDQFQNIAKLSANLTALSSVVNNIDSQAQKVLLGGNEARDASVKIGENLGEFFAVINEVDQEVKRQGSIVFNTPKDLDEIDVLTAKTTAFQIALADLTSYMPQFIQVNSAANDIDSQATRLTSSLRELKETYTNQNVSPLSPLPLSYEYLIAITALLALAFFALWAWLQYKNGERLRKEADRLRKAEEEQNKKNQEAILRLMDELANLSDGDLTVEAQVTEDFTGAIADSVNYTVESMRGMVGTITHTSKQIDTATESTQGVSRLLEDSSKQQSQQISQVSEVSRLMSDSLNEIAKNTDSSVEIARSSVDFAQDGRNRVRSTIKSMNDIRENIQDTAKRIKRLGESSQEIGDIVEIIKGIADQTNVLALNAAIQATSAGEAGRGFAVVADEVQRLAERSANATKRIEVLVKTIQADANEAVASMESSTKQVVTGTSVAEEAGQSLDKIENVSQNLANLIVNVSKATRNAAGMSAGVAQSMDVLTSLNSKTRDDVKSAVKSVDNLLELSSSLRDSVSGFKLPN, encoded by the coding sequence ATGAAGAGCAAAAATAAAGTAAATAAAAGCAATCAGGGAAATAACAACAAACAAGGGGGTTCTATTCGAACCTTAGTTTTTTTGCTCGCTGTCATCAGCTTATTAGCAAGTATTAGCCTTGGTTGGTTTTATAAAAAATCGCTGGACACAGTTGAAGAAGCCAAGCAGGCTGTCGATGAGCAAATTTCGCTGTCCAGCGGGTTTTCTTTGGGGTACTTGCAGGCCGTCAAAGGTAATGCAAACCAAGCCGATCAAATCAATCGAAATAGTCAAAAATTTGGCGGTATTTTGCAGAGGCTGCAGGCTGATGAGTTAGGCTTGGGGATTGATGCCGCGCAACAAAGCATTTTGACACAAGTCGATAAAGATTGGTATACGATGCGCAATTATTTAGATAATGTCGTTAATGCCAAATCGGCCATTTCAGTCGTACACGAAGTGACCCCTGAGCTGTCTACTTTGGCTTCAGAAATCAATTTATCAGCAACCAAGATTCGTAATTCACTCGATCAATTTCAAAATATTGCCAAGCTGTCGGCAAACTTAACGGCACTCTCTAGCGTCGTTAATAACATTGATAGCCAAGCCCAAAAAGTGTTACTCGGTGGTAACGAAGCGAGAGATGCCTCAGTTAAGATTGGTGAAAATTTGGGTGAGTTTTTTGCGGTGATAAACGAAGTAGATCAAGAGGTAAAACGACAAGGCAGTATTGTTTTTAACACCCCCAAAGACCTAGATGAGATTGATGTGCTGACAGCCAAGACTACGGCGTTTCAGATTGCATTGGCAGATTTGACAAGCTACATGCCGCAGTTTATTCAGGTTAACAGTGCGGCGAATGACATTGATAGCCAAGCGACTCGGCTAACTAGCTCGCTACGTGAGTTAAAAGAGACTTATACCAATCAAAATGTATCACCGCTTAGCCCATTACCTCTGAGCTACGAATATCTCATTGCAATTACTGCGCTGTTGGCGCTGGCCTTTTTTGCGTTATGGGCTTGGCTACAATACAAAAACGGAGAGCGGCTTAGAAAAGAGGCGGATCGATTACGTAAGGCCGAAGAAGAACAAAACAAAAAAAACCAAGAAGCGATTTTGCGTCTAATGGATGAGTTAGCGAACCTATCTGATGGTGATCTGACTGTCGAAGCGCAAGTAACCGAAGACTTCACAGGCGCGATAGCGGATTCGGTTAATTACACCGTTGAATCGATGCGTGGCATGGTTGGTACGATTACCCATACATCCAAACAGATTGATACCGCCACAGAATCAACGCAGGGGGTTTCACGCTTGTTAGAAGACTCGTCCAAGCAACAAAGTCAACAAATTTCACAAGTTAGTGAAGTCTCAAGGCTTATGTCTGACTCGCTGAATGAGATCGCAAAGAACACGGATTCGTCAGTAGAAATCGCTCGTTCATCGGTGGACTTTGCCCAAGACGGAAGAAATCGTGTTAGATCAACGATTAAAAGCATGAACGATATTCGAGAGAATATCCAAGACACGGCGAAACGAATTAAACGCCTCGGGGAGAGTTCACAAGAAATTGGCGATATCGTTGAGATTATCAAAGGAATTGCTGATCAAACAAACGTTCTCGCACTCAATGCGGCAATCCAGGCTACCTCAGCAGGCGAGGCTGGGCGAGGCTTTGCTGTGGTTGCAGACGAAGTGCAACGCTTGGCTGAGCGCTCGGCGAACGCAACAAAACGTATCGAAGTGTTGGTTAAGACCATCCAAGCAGATGCTAACGAAGCCGTTGCTTCTATGGAAAGCTCAACCAAACAAGTGGTGACAGGAACCAGTGTTGCAGAAGAAGCAGGACAATCACTAGATAAAATCGAAAATGTTTCCCAGAATTTGGCAAATTTGATTGTCAATGTGTCTAAAGCCACTCGAAACGCAGCGGGAATGTCTGCCGGCGTCGCGCAAAGCATGGATGTGCTAACTTCGCTTAACAGCAAAACGCGAGACGATGTGAAAAGTGCGGTAAAATCGGTTGATAATCTGCTTGAGTTATCGAGTTCGTTGCGCGATTCGGTTTCTGGGTTTAAATTGCCGAACTAG
- a CDS encoding transglycosylase SLT domain-containing protein, whose amino-acid sequence MKIQITHTQKLIFLFLVSLLGGCSSIPKQAESLDNACSILDTHKKWRSAFDQTFKKYGVPPHVVMAFMHQESRFVHDARPPKKKILGIPTQRPSTAYGYAQALDSTWDWYRDKTGYRGAKRDHLPDAVDFVGWYINENHRRTGISKWDAANQYFAYHDGTTGFLKGTHKEKAWLLNVAQKVNTRASMYRRQLAACYKYPAL is encoded by the coding sequence ATGAAAATACAAATTACCCACACACAAAAACTCATTTTTCTTTTTTTAGTTAGCTTGTTAGGTGGTTGCAGCAGCATTCCAAAACAAGCCGAAAGCCTAGACAATGCGTGCAGTATTTTAGATACACACAAAAAATGGCGCAGTGCGTTTGACCAAACCTTTAAAAAATACGGTGTACCACCACATGTCGTGATGGCATTTATGCACCAAGAATCTCGATTTGTCCATGACGCTCGCCCACCTAAGAAAAAAATTCTGGGTATTCCAACGCAGCGACCATCAACGGCCTATGGTTATGCACAGGCGTTGGATAGCACTTGGGATTGGTACCGAGACAAGACAGGTTACCGAGGCGCCAAGCGAGACCATCTCCCCGATGCCGTTGACTTTGTCGGTTGGTATATTAATGAAAACCATCGGCGAACGGGTATATCCAAGTGGGACGCAGCAAATCAATATTTCGCTTATCACGATGGCACAACAGGTTTTTTAAAAGGAACACACAAAGAAAAAGCCTGGTTACTTAACGTGGCACAAAAGGTCAATACGCGTGCGAGCATGTATCGCAGGCAGCTAGCGGCTTGTTATAAATACCCTGCCCTCTAA
- a CDS encoding response regulator has protein sequence MTQQTNNKKVLVVDDSETIRRTAEALLKKEGYEVGVAEDGFQAFAAIVDFSPSIIFLDIMMPRLDGYQVCSVIKNNPEYEHIPVIMLSSKDNIFDKARGRVSGSEFFMSKPFSKEELINVINQHLK, from the coding sequence GTGACGCAACAAACTAATAATAAAAAAGTGCTCGTCGTTGATGATTCTGAGACGATTAGGCGGACAGCAGAAGCGCTACTCAAAAAAGAGGGGTACGAAGTCGGTGTTGCCGAAGACGGCTTTCAGGCGTTTGCAGCAATTGTGGATTTTAGCCCCAGTATTATATTTTTAGATATCATGATGCCGCGCTTAGATGGTTATCAGGTCTGTTCTGTGATAAAAAACAATCCAGAGTATGAGCATATTCCTGTCATCATGCTGTCTAGCAAAGATAATATTTTTGACAAAGCCAGAGGTCGGGTTTCGGGTTCGGAGTTTTTTATGAGCAAACCGTTCTCCAAAGAAGAGCTAATCAATGTGATTAATCAGCATTTGAAGTAG
- a CDS encoding chemotaxis protein CheW, protein MPKTKQSFQYLARLAAHKKRDERLVDGVGQQTFLCTLVQGKKLHIPIHEVKEIIPKPKPVKIGHTKQWFEGLIKVQGDIYSAVNIGKLIYQSTTTEKNTFAVALSQRDGNYALLVHNVLGIIQTGSLEKISTSEYLDTYQTTDAQEIDILPIQQLIESTEFTHVSVF, encoded by the coding sequence ATGCCAAAAACAAAACAATCGTTTCAGTATCTAGCGCGACTGGCGGCACATAAAAAAAGAGATGAGCGTCTAGTCGATGGCGTGGGTCAGCAGACGTTTCTTTGTACGTTGGTTCAGGGGAAAAAGCTACACATCCCCATCCATGAAGTCAAAGAAATCATCCCAAAACCCAAGCCAGTCAAGATAGGTCACACGAAACAGTGGTTTGAAGGGTTGATTAAAGTACAGGGCGATATTTATAGCGCGGTAAATATCGGCAAGCTGATTTATCAGTCAACGACAACCGAAAAAAACACCTTCGCCGTTGCCTTATCGCAACGCGATGGGAACTATGCGCTTTTGGTGCATAATGTTTTGGGCATCATTCAGACGGGCAGCCTAGAAAAAATTAGCACGTCAGAGTATCTAGACACTTATCAGACCACTGATGCACAAGAAATAGATATTTTACCTATCCAACAATTAATTGAATCAACAGAGTTTACGCATGTCTCTGTGTTTTAA
- a CDS encoding glutamine--tRNA ligase/YqeY domain fusion protein, translating into MTDETIHNFIQEIIDTDLANGKHQAIQTRFPPEPNGYLHIGHAKSICLNFGLAAQFGGKCNLRFDDTNPEKEEETYMHAIKEDISWLGYQWDALCFASDYFETLYQLAVQLIEAGLAYVDNQTTEAIRLGRGSLTEPGAESPYRERSVDENLAHFKKMRDGEYADGDAVLRAKIDMQSPNMNMRDPVIYRVRRAHHFRTGNHWCIYPLYDFTHGLSDMIEGVTHSLCTLEFEDHRPLYDWFIRVLNTPCQPRQIEFARLQLEYTVLSKRRLIQLVEKGHVDGWDDPRMPTIAGMRRRGVPPQVIRDFCHKIGITKKDATIEMEFFDGLLRDTLNSHAPRRMAVINPITVTLINYPEETVENLTIANHPQNAEMGTRQIPFSKHLYIEREDFKETANNKFKRLVLGGEVRLRGAYVIRCEQIIFDEKTGEPIELLCHYDSDTLGKNPADGRKVKGVIHWVSKPHAIDACVIEYDRLFTEPNPMKSEHFTDVINANSKRIIDTAKLEPALADAPIGLTYQFERIGYFTYDAEKLNGQRRFNQTISLREGG; encoded by the coding sequence ATGACCGACGAAACCATCCACAACTTTATCCAAGAAATTATCGATACCGATTTGGCTAACGGCAAGCACCAAGCCATTCAGACGCGTTTTCCGCCTGAGCCAAATGGCTATTTACATATCGGTCATGCTAAGTCAATTTGTCTTAATTTTGGATTAGCCGCGCAGTTTGGCGGCAAATGCAATCTCCGTTTTGATGATACGAACCCAGAAAAAGAAGAAGAAACCTACATGCACGCCATTAAAGAAGACATTTCATGGCTAGGTTATCAATGGGACGCGCTTTGTTTTGCTTCGGACTATTTTGAGACGCTTTACCAGCTTGCCGTACAATTAATTGAAGCGGGGCTTGCTTACGTTGATAACCAAACAACCGAAGCCATCAGACTAGGGCGGGGCTCACTAACTGAGCCTGGCGCCGAGAGCCCTTACCGTGAGCGCAGTGTGGATGAAAACTTAGCCCATTTTAAAAAAATGCGTGATGGTGAATACGCGGATGGAGACGCTGTGCTTCGTGCCAAAATTGACATGCAGTCTCCAAACATGAATATGCGCGATCCTGTTATTTATCGTGTCCGTCGCGCGCATCACTTCAGAACGGGTAACCACTGGTGCATTTATCCGCTTTATGATTTTACACACGGCCTATCTGATATGATAGAAGGGGTTACGCACTCATTGTGTACGTTAGAATTCGAAGACCACCGACCGCTTTATGACTGGTTTATTCGGGTACTAAATACCCCGTGTCAGCCACGCCAGATTGAGTTTGCCAGACTACAATTAGAGTACACGGTATTATCTAAACGCCGCCTCATCCAACTCGTAGAAAAAGGCCATGTTGACGGCTGGGATGACCCACGCATGCCAACGATTGCAGGTATGCGCCGACGCGGTGTTCCACCCCAGGTTATCCGTGATTTTTGCCATAAAATTGGCATCACCAAAAAAGACGCAACCATCGAAATGGAGTTTTTTGATGGCTTGCTTCGCGATACACTAAATAGCCATGCCCCCAGACGTATGGCGGTGATCAATCCAATCACCGTCACTTTGATTAACTACCCCGAAGAGACCGTAGAGAATCTAACCATCGCTAATCACCCTCAAAATGCTGAAATGGGCACGAGGCAAATTCCATTTAGCAAACATCTCTATATTGAGCGTGAAGACTTCAAAGAAACGGCCAACAACAAATTCAAACGCCTTGTATTAGGCGGCGAAGTCAGACTGCGGGGCGCCTATGTCATTCGCTGCGAACAGATTATTTTTGATGAAAAAACAGGGGAGCCCATCGAGCTATTATGCCACTATGACTCAGACACGCTAGGCAAAAATCCCGCCGATGGTCGGAAAGTAAAAGGGGTTATCCATTGGGTCTCAAAACCGCACGCGATAGATGCCTGCGTGATTGAATACGACCGCCTGTTTACAGAGCCTAACCCAATGAAATCTGAGCATTTTACTGATGTAATCAATGCCAATTCAAAGCGTATTATCGATACCGCTAAACTAGAGCCTGCACTGGCCGATGCACCCATTGGTTTGACTTATCAATTTGAACGCATTGGGTACTTTACCTATGATGCGGAAAAACTCAATGGTCAACGACGATTTAACCAAACCATTTCATTGCGAGAAGGGGGTTAG
- a CDS encoding response regulator transcription factor — MATILVIDDSPTEVQTVTKILEKAGHAVKWANNATKGIELSAALLPDLILMDVVMPGMNGFQATRKIARSEQTKHIPIIMLTTKDQETDKIWGIRQGAKDYIVKPAEAKELLAKIDALIGPQS; from the coding sequence ATGGCAACAATATTAGTAATTGATGACTCGCCAACGGAAGTACAGACAGTCACTAAAATTTTAGAAAAAGCAGGGCACGCAGTTAAGTGGGCAAATAACGCAACCAAAGGCATAGAACTGAGTGCCGCGTTGCTGCCTGATTTAATATTAATGGATGTTGTTATGCCAGGCATGAATGGCTTTCAAGCGACACGAAAGATTGCACGTAGCGAACAAACAAAGCACATACCAATTATTATGCTGACAACCAAAGATCAAGAGACGGACAAGATATGGGGTATTCGCCAAGGCGCAAAAGACTATATTGTTAAGCCAGCAGAAGCAAAAGAGTTGTTAGCAAAAATTGATGCGCTGATTGGCCCACAATCTTAG